DNA sequence from the Candidatus Eisenbacteria bacterium genome:
AACGGAGATCGGAAGGCCCGAGCGAAGGGAGATGTAGTTTCCGATGTCGACGACGTTCGAATGAAAGGGATAGTCGCCCGCCCGCGCGCGCGCGGCGAGGTACTCGCTCGCCGGTTTGTTCCGCCCGCTCGCGTGGAAGCCTCCCGCGCGGAGGAGCTTTCGGACGGCGGACCTTCTCTCGGGGGGCGGGAAATCCTCGCCGCGCCGGATCTCGACGAGCCTCTCGATCGTCATGCGGAGCTCGGGCGGCGTTTCGCGGATCGAGACGGCCCGCGCTTCCACGATCCCGACGGCGAGGTCGGGGTTCTCGATGTCGAGCGTCACTCGCGTCCGCTGGAGCATGCCCGGACCCTCATCGCGCGAGGATCCGATCCAGGATCGCCGCGCCGGCCGGCGTGTCCGGGATGATCCCCGCCTTCACGAGGCGCTTCGTCACCTCGCGAAAGCCGGGGTTCGCCCGGAAGACCTCGCGAAAGAACGGAAGCGACTCGTCGACCTTCCCGTTCGTCGCGAGCGACACCGCGTACCAGTAGATCATCTCCGGGTTTCCCGGGGCGAGGCGCGTCGCCTCCTCGTACTCGACGCGCGCCAGCTCGAAGTCCCCTTCCTCGATCGCTCGATCGCCGCGGTTCATGTGCTCGTAGGCGCGATGAACCGCGAGAAGCCTTCGAAGCTCGCCGACCGGATCGGGATGATCCTCGACGCGAAGATCGACGGCCCGATCCGCCCAAGGCTTGTCGGACGCTTCCGCCTCGACGACGAGAAGCGCCGCCGATTGGCTTCCGCGAATGTCGCCGCCCGCGCCCTCTCCCGCCTCGAGCGCCGCGAGAAGCCTCTCCGCGAGCGTCCCCTGGGATTTCTCATACGCGGCGGCCATCGCGTCCACGACCCGATCGTTGCGCATTAGGTTCGCCTGAACCGAGTAGCCTTCTCCCGCGCGATGCCCGGCCCAATCGATGCACCTCGATCCGGTGTAGACCGCGACCCTCCCCTCCCGATCGATGAAAGCCACCTGCCTCAATTCCCTTCCCGGGTCTCCGGCGAGAAGGGAATCGAGCGCCTCGCGCGCGGAGGCCCCGCCGCGCATCCTCTCGAGACCGCGCGGCCCGTAGGCCGGCTCGGCGAACGACTGCGTGG
Encoded proteins:
- a CDS encoding DUF1028 domain-containing protein, yielding MPVLAACFAGTAGSEPIRPTHTYSIVARDSLTGQIGVAVQSHWFSVGSIVSWAEAGVGAVATQSFAEPAYGPRGLERMRGGASAREALDSLLAGDPGRELRQVAFIDREGRVAVYTGSRCIDWAGHRAGEGYSVQANLMRNDRVVDAMAAAYEKSQGTLAERLLAALEAGEGAGGDIRGSQSAALLVVEAEASDKPWADRAVDLRVEDHPDPVGELRRLLAVHRAYEHMNRGDRAIEEGDFELARVEYEEATRLAPGNPEMIYWYAVSLATNGKVDESLPFFREVFRANPGFREVTKRLVKAGIIPDTPAGAAILDRILAR